The following proteins are encoded in a genomic region of Amycolatopsis sulphurea:
- a CDS encoding AMP-binding enzyme, with translation MPADVRPQFRVLGEVLSRWATERGDDPALVFGDRTWTWDVCSPEVERVVAEFPGVAEVAVIGVPDDRWGEQVKAVVTAVPGAQVDAEKLIEYCRERLAHYKCPCTVDVREALPRNETGKILKRKVREPYWQGHSRRV, from the coding sequence ATGCCCGCAGACGTTCGCCCGCAGTTCCGTGTCCTCGGCGAGGTGCTGTCCCGATGGGCCACCGAGCGTGGTGACGATCCAGCGCTCGTCTTCGGCGACCGCACGTGGACCTGGGACGTCTGTTCTCCCGAGGTGGAGCGGGTGGTGGCGGAATTCCCCGGGGTGGCCGAGGTGGCCGTGATCGGGGTGCCCGACGACCGCTGGGGCGAGCAGGTCAAGGCGGTCGTCACGGCCGTGCCGGGGGCGCAGGTGGACGCGGAGAAGCTGATCGAGTACTGCCGCGAACGGCTGGCGCACTACAAGTGCCCGTGCACGGTGGACGTGCGGGAAGCGTTGCCGCGCAACGAGACCGGCAAGATCCTCAAGCGGAAAGTGCGGGAGCCGTACTGGCAGGGGCACAGCAGGCGTGTCTGA
- a CDS encoding GTPase → MTEDVRALLADAYACYRDSRRASALLREALDHLDEPLRVGITGAAGTGKSTLTAALGDWPSRALRDLELVDDPSPTKLTDASIRLLRHLDPDELATLRPTATSTFARQTAVEMVLVLARSDETGAGRIDALLTAKQLARRAWREDPLCSGFQGVIAVAAQLAYGARASTNDEFELLAAFAAVPREELERHLLSVDAFVDPAFPGPVSAETRRSLVTRFGLFGVKLALTLIRTGCDTRPKLSTELVRRSGLGELRDTIAGCFAARADALRARTAVICLETVLQAEPRPHSDRLAARVERFSVTAHDFRELRLIADIRGGRTALSGEPAEEATQLLGAQGTAPEERLGLEAGTDPGEVYEAGLDAVLRWRHEAERSDRPLAERAAAHVVVRSVEGLLTQFTA, encoded by the coding sequence GTGACCGAAGACGTTCGCGCGCTGCTGGCTGACGCGTACGCGTGCTATCGAGACAGCCGACGTGCGTCCGCTCTGTTGCGCGAAGCGCTGGACCATCTCGACGAACCGTTACGTGTGGGTATCACTGGCGCTGCGGGCACGGGGAAATCCACGCTCACGGCAGCCCTCGGCGATTGGCCGTCTCGGGCGCTTCGCGATCTCGAACTGGTTGACGATCCTTCGCCGACGAAGCTCACCGACGCGTCCATACGGCTGCTTCGTCACCTTGATCCGGACGAGTTGGCGACGCTTCGTCCGACAGCGACTTCGACGTTCGCGCGGCAGACAGCCGTTGAAATGGTGCTGGTGCTTGCGCGCTCTGACGAGACGGGCGCGGGACGGATCGACGCGTTGCTCACCGCGAAGCAGCTCGCACGACGCGCATGGCGCGAGGATCCGCTGTGCAGCGGATTTCAAGGCGTAATCGCTGTAGCCGCGCAGCTCGCGTACGGCGCACGCGCGTCCACCAACGACGAATTCGAACTCTTGGCCGCCTTCGCGGCGGTGCCACGCGAAGAGCTGGAACGGCACCTGCTTTCCGTCGACGCGTTCGTAGATCCTGCCTTCCCCGGGCCGGTATCTGCAGAGACCCGGCGTTCTCTCGTCACGCGATTCGGCCTCTTTGGTGTGAAGCTCGCGCTCACGCTGATTCGCACGGGTTGTGACACCAGGCCGAAGCTGTCGACGGAGCTTGTCCGCCGCAGCGGACTGGGAGAACTGAGGGACACGATCGCCGGCTGTTTCGCCGCGCGCGCCGACGCGTTGCGCGCGCGGACCGCCGTGATCTGTCTGGAGACAGTGCTGCAGGCCGAACCTCGCCCCCACAGTGACCGGCTGGCCGCCCGCGTCGAACGCTTCTCCGTGACTGCGCACGATTTCCGCGAGCTACGCCTGATCGCCGACATCCGGGGTGGGCGGACCGCGCTGTCCGGCGAACCGGCGGAAGAAGCGACGCAGCTGCTCGGCGCGCAGGGTACGGCGCCCGAGGAACGGCTCGGTCTCGAAGCCGGCACCGATCCCGGCGAGGTTTACGAAGCCGGACTCGACGCGGTGCTTCGCTGGCGGCATGAGGCAGAACGATCGGACCGGCCACTGGCCGAACGAGCCGCTGCCCACGTGGTGGTACGGAGCGTCGAAGGCTTGTTAACTCAGTTCACAGCTTGA